The Vicugna pacos unplaced genomic scaffold, VicPac4 scaffold_5, whole genome shotgun sequence genome includes the window ATGGTTTCAGAGAGCCAAGTTGAGAGAATCTGTGTTAGTGTGGGAGTagggaaagagaaaacatttgtgGGACTGTTCTATTTATCTCAAAGAACTGCTCATGGAGCATTCATCAAAATAACCAATAAACTGGGCCACAAAAGAATTTGCAATACATTTCAAAGGacttaataatatagaatatatgtatatattataaaaatgtaattcaacAAGAAATTGACaacaaaaatataacattttccagttatatacaaATCAAACAACCCAAGTCTAAATTATTCATGAATctttggaaaaattaattttcaatagaAAGATAATGATACATGTGTAAAAAAAGATGTATTAAAGATATATAtgaactatatatttaaaaactataaaaagaagaTGTAGCTCCAGGAATGGTTAGAGGGAAATGTATAGCTTTAATTTTAAGCattagaaagcaagaaatgttaTAAGAAATGCTATAAGAAATGACCTAAACTTCGATGTTAAGGAGCtagcaaagaaaaagcaaaactattacAGAGAACATTGTACAATGGAAATAGTAAATAGAACATTGTACAATGGAAATagtaaatagaatacagaaatcactgaaatagaaattgattgaaaaaatagagaaaatatatgaATCCAGAAATTGGTTCTTTGAAAGTCTAGTAAAATTGATAAGATCTTagcaaaaatgaataagaaaattaagagaaaaaaattatcataatTGAGAATGAAGAGAGGGTCATCACTGTATGAAGAGTCTGCAgaacttaaaaagataataaaaggatACAATAATTTATGACAGCATACTTGACAACTAAAAGAAAATGGACCACGGttatgaaaaacacaaatttctACATAAACACACtaagaaaagtaattaaaaactgTAATAATCTAACActcaagaaaattatttctttaaaatccttCCCAAAATTCCATCCCCATATAGCTTTATCAGTGAATTCTACATAAAAATCAATCAAGAAATAGTACCAATCCTACATACATACTTTTAGGGATGGGAGGAAATTATACTTCCCAGCTCATCTCCTCGCTGCATATGCACCCAGCGTGATCCTTATACCAGAATGAAACAAGGTCctcataagagaaataatcagacCAAGATCTCATATTATCACAGACTCAAAATTGTGAGCACAATATTtagtttgattcttttaaatgttttatttctgatttttttcatgctGTTATGATTTATGAAGCAGATCTGAAGCGGTACTGGGTCTGGGGCTAAATTACGTCCCACTGCTGATGCAGAATTGTCTTAGTATTTAACTCCCTCTACTGACCCTGTGAACAATGAAGCCTTCCAGCTGCTGAGAATAGGCATTATTCCTAGCCCAGTCTGAGCACCAAGCACTCCTCTCTCTAACCTATGTGGGTAGATCTTTTCCCATCCTCATGTAGTTTCCTGAAGACTATGAATAATTGAGGGGGATCTCTCCAGATCTCCAACATTGCCTCCCTCAATGCCTCtgaatctctctttctctgccccgCAGGTCTATGATCTGCAGTGTTCCACCCTCAGAAATCTAGCTGCCTCAGTGCCTTGGTCTTCTCAGACCCTCAACTTCATCTCCTCAACTCAGAGTCTACCAGGATCTTTTGAGGGATCCTTCTCTGTACCACaatatggaaacattttaaagGTAATAAATCAGAACAACCTTAGAGCTTCACTTGTTCATTTCTCATCACTCAGCAATCACTGTCAATCATTATTGACATCTGGTgtcttgaaaataattatttcatattcTGGCTCTTTGTTTGCCTGACTTTATAAAAACCTATACATGAATATTTGTATCAATTTTATCCATAATTTTGAATAGctggaaacaataaaaatatctcTTAATGGAGAAAAGGATAAATGTCATACAGtttggaataatactcagcaataaaatgaaCTATTAACAAATGCAATATGCACAAATTTCAAATGCATGATACCAGGACTAAGAAGCCAAGTTTAAAAGACTAGATATTCAACATGATCCTATGTATAGAAGACCTAAAAATATTGCACCGCAAACTGTTAGAACAAATAAACAACTTCAATAAATTTGCAGgctacaaaatcaacatacaaaaatcagctgcatttacatatactaacaatgagctatctaaaaatattttatattaattttgaaaataatcccatttacaatggcatcaaaaataataaattacctAGATATTCATGAGAGGTAATTGGTATGTAAATTAGCTTGACTGTGGTATCCATTTTAcagcatatatgtatatgaaatcatgacattgtataccttaaatatagAAAATTTTGAATTCTCAATTATACCTTTACAatgctgggaggaaaaaaaagactacatactgtatgattcaatttataggACActgtggaaaagacaaaactataggaATGGAAATGGATCAGTGTTTTCCAAGACCTGGAGGTGAAGGGAGGATGTGATGCAAAGGAGCACGGGGAAATATTTTTGGTGATGAAACATTCTGCATATTAATTGATGTGGTGGttacataactatatatatttgtCAGTACTTACATAGCTTTGACTTAAAAAGGATGAATGAGGCACTGTAAAgattttatattatgtaaaaatagaaaacaaaaagaatttttacattaaaatatcaGACAATTGGAAAATGtattagaacaaaagattctaTTTACAATAGTAGCAAAAGAACTCAAAAATactaaatctataaaaatataccaGATTTATATGAACATAAAAGAAATACCCATGTTTGTGGATAAGAAATCTCAATTCACTAAAGTTATAAACTTTCTCTAAATCAAGTCTCattgaaaatattaactaaaCTTAGTTTTTGCTACACTAGCTTattgaattttaattataaaacaaatatgcAAGAATAGGCATTTCTGTGctcacttcggcagcacatatactaaaattggaatgatacagagaagattagcttggcccctgcgcaaggatgacatgcaaattcgtgaagcgttccatattaaaaaaaaaaaaaagaataggcatTTCTGATAAGGAATAGAAATGAAGGAGTCCTAGGCTTATGaggtatcaaagcatattttaaatcaaatgtaaTCACATCATATGCTTAAAAGTCACATGAATCACTGTAAGTTAATAGAGGCCTGATTTTTATCCAAGCACATACCATATTTTAGAATACAAAGTTGAGATATCAAGTCATGAGGAAAATACTATTGCACCTATAAAAATGATCTTGAATGattcttgaaaaataattaaaatgcaattCCTACTTACATGGttcaaaaatctaaatataaaatataaaacaataaaaaaatttaaaaattaaatgctgaAAAAATGTGGGATATTTTAGTAATGGTGAAACAAGGAAATTCTTCCTAAACAAGacataaaagcaagaaaatatggATAGATttaattatacaaatataaacatatttctaCATGGCCAAGAATATTCTGCACAGTATAGAAACAACAAAATCAAATAACAAGCTAGAAGATAATTCCACATACATGGAAAAGGAAATCATTTCCTTAGTacataaataaattctaaaaattgatacggaaaaaaatcagcaatcaaataaaacacataaatcaCTAATAGGCAATTCATGTAAACGAATACAaatcattttaaacatttgaatAGGTACCCAAATTCAATTCTACTTATTTATAATTAAAGtatacaaatgaaacacaatttccttaatcagactgttatatacccaaaatatttatcaagcaatGGTTTTTGAGAATTCAGGCAAACAGATATTTTCCAGAATGAAGAGGGTAGTGAGTTTGATACAAGCTCATGGATGGCATTTTTTCAATAACTATGaacatcaacattttaaatacataaaccaATTGACTCAACAATTCCACCACTGGGAACTCATacttagaaaatttcaaaaagactTAATTGAAGAACTGCTTGTCATGGAGAAAGACTGAAGAAAGCATGAAGAAGATGGATACATCAGTGTCACTGTATATTTATAAAGAAGTTAAGCAGTATGAGGAGACTGAGAATGAGGTAGATCTATAGATTGGTATATGAAGACGTCCAGGAGGCTGAGTATTAAATAGCAAAATTCATACACAGAGACATCATCACAAACACATCTATGAAAATACGCTAATTTTTGCAAAGATTATAACTTGAAGAATCTTAAGAACAGAGTGACTGCATTTGAAGAAATGGGAGATACTGCTATAGGAGGATTAAGAGATTTATTCTACATATTCCCTTTTGTATcaattctattttaatatttattattatccactattttcagtttcttattttcaaaagtagAGTATTACACTAAAAATAGGATATgtaaagcaaatgaaattgaataaagagGAAAGTCTGTacagtattaaatattttaacaaatatagGAATGAAGATAAAAGACAGAAATCTGACTGacaacaaaaataagaataagaaagtaaaaataaatacagaaattaactaaaaaataGTGCACCTCTATAATATTCATTGACTAATACATTGCATAACATTTGCTGACTCTCAACTGTAAATGCATTCCACCCTTCCAGATGCAGTGTTAAATTAGACACTATTAGAGTTTACATTTTAGCAGGGAAACTGTTACCAAATGCACAAGTATATACTTCATTCTTTAATTATAATTATCATAAATCTCTTTAGAAAAGGACATTTTACTTCAGATTTATGAAGACTTTTACATTCCAAGGAGATTGGCCTTAATGCTAATTTTATTGCTTCATCATGGATGAAGCACTTATTTACTACTTGATATGACATATTTTTCTCCAGAGTTTCTTCATAACATTAGTCATCTCAGAATTTCTTGGGCTGTAGGTAAATGGGTTCAGCATGGGGCTTATGACTGTATAAAACACACTTAATGATTTGTCAACAGAGAACGTCTTAGCAGGTCTTGCATACATGAAAATAAAGGGAGCAAAGAAACAGACAACCACAGGAATGTGGGAAACACAGGTCTGGAGGGCTTTCTGCCTCCCTTCCTGACTCAGGTTCTTTAGAGAGTGCAAGATGACTCCATAAGAGATGAGTAAGAGCAGGAATAAAATACTGCACATCAGTCCTCCATTGGCCACCACTAAGATGCCAGTGACAAAGGTGTCAGTACAGACAAGTTTCAACAAGGGGAACATATGGCACATAAAGTGATCAATGACATTGGGGCCACAGAATGGGAGCACATAAATAGTACTAAGTTGAATAATTGAGTGCAGAAAACCTCCAACATAGGACACCACCAGCAACACAACACACACCCTTTGCCTCATGATAACCAAATAATGCAAAGGCTTACAAATGGCCACATAGAAATCATAGGCCATCACCAACAGAAGAACAATCTCTGACCCACCAAAAAAGTGCTCAGTAAAAAGCTGAGTCATGCGAGATTCAAAGGATATGatgttttccccaaagaagaaGTCTGAAATAAATCTGGGGGAACTAGAATAGGAATAAATTAGATCTATAAATGATAAGCTAGCAAGAAAAAAGTACATTGGTGCATTGAGGGTCTTACTGACAGTAATTGTCACCACAATGAGCAGGCTGCCCACCACAGTCAAAATGTAGAAAAGCAAGAACATGACAATAAGgactttctgcttctttggattCTGTGTGAGGCCCAGGGGGATGAAATAAGTTACATTGTTCCTTGGTTCCATCTAGTCTGTACAGAAGCTGACTTCACATATTAGAAGCAGTTTAGCTACAAAACAAGGGGGACAATACTTAAATGCATTGTAAGTATAAtcctttatttatccattcaattAAAACAATTTGTATGGAGTATTTGTTTGTATCCAATGGATCATAGACATGTGATTACCAAGTTGAATAAGGCAGAGTTTCTTATGCACAGTGATATGATACAAAATAGAGATTAGATCCATGTAATAAGTACCATTGTAAGGATATTCACACAACACTAAGGTAACAGTGTAGGAATATATCAATCAAACTAAAAtcaaagaaagtttcccagagaAAGGAATGCTTTAACtgagttttaaatgaaaaagtgaaaaaacaaaagaagatggGAAGGGAATTCCCTAAAATAGTACACCATTTACAATGTCATAAAAGTGTAATAATTTAACTTCATTTAAGCTAAATTACACATTCAGTGTGAGTAGATCAAATTATAAATAGAAGGTAACTGTCCTGAATTGCCTCAAACCACACAGAAAATTCTTAGGGTTTATAGATGGATATTCCTCCTTTTCCTGACCAATAAATGCTGAAGCACTTTAATTTTGTGTCCCAATcttctatctttccatttatttttaaccttgtaTAGGCAGCATCTCCAATTTTTGGCATCTACAATTGGATATCAATTTAAcctacataaaaataattttaaaattttctgtaataaaaaggAGTTTCCGTATCATTAAATTGCTTAGACAAATAACCTCCTAGTGTTCTTCACTCCCTATTGTTCTCATATTATTGATAGTTTTAACACATCCTTTTGTctccattttcaaaatatatcacaAATCTGATCATTCCCTACACCCTCATTTCCTTACTGGCCCACTGCAATATCCTTCTTTCATATCCGTCTTTCCACTTTTATTCTGGCCTCCAAAAATTTATTCTCTTGAATCCACCCATATGATCCTCTTTAAATCTTGCTCTTATTATATCACTATATGTCTCAAAACTCCTATAGTGGATTCCAATCAAGCCCTCACAATTTAATATgtcatatttaaatgtttaataacagGAGCTGTAACCCCCACTTCGTAGTTGAAGAAATTAAGGCTCAGAACATCCAATTAATTTTCCAAGGCCTcacatttttaagtgataaaactACAATTGAAtctgtttgatttatttcaaaGTAATTTAATTTCTTACATAATGAAGACAGTCACACAATTGTCAAGCCTGGTTCCCAATACTTACTGTTAGACATACCTTGTGGAGGCTTGTTCACTATCTGGAGGAAGGCTTTTTAAGTTACTCACAAAGACTTGGAAATCATCCATCATCCAGTTTGAAAACAGAGGACATAGGCTGCATTATTACTTGAggatctcttttatttcattcaactttctgtccattttctctgaggagttttctgattattcagaagattatttttatttgcactatgaattatataaaaaaatccctcagtgtgtgagcacacacacgcacatacacacacatgattTATCACACTGGAAatttatcacacacacaaaaaaactagcAAATCTTGTGTTTACATAGAAAGACTGCAACCAGTCATTGGACAAGAAAAGGTGTCTCTAGTAACCTTACTCTACtaacttcaaaatttaaaaataactttcaatgtcattctaagtgaagaagccaggaagagaaagaaaaataccatatgagattgttcatatatggaatctaaaataaaataaaataaaataaaataaaataaaataaaataaattaaagaacataaatacaaaacagaaacagactcatagacatagaataaaaacttgtggttCCAGGGGGagacaggtgggaagggatagactgggagttcaaaaatttgtagatactgacagacatatgcagaatagataaacaagactatactgtatagccaAGGGATGTATATACAAGATGTTGTGtcagctcacagcgaaaaagaatgtgaaaatgaatatatgtatatttatgtataactgaaaaattgtgctgtacactggaatttgacacaacattgtaaaatgactataatgcaataaaaagaagtttaaaaaaaaagaattctgagaCCCAGTAAAGCAAGGTTTAAtgagaaaatagataaattaaaaaaataaaaatattactcaATTGCTCAGTCCTTCTCACTGTATTATGTTGCAGAGCCAGACTAGCTGGTTGGTTGTGAGAGACattcttctgcttttctttttctaatgcaATGCTTTAATTCTAACAAAGGACCAACTAAAATGTTCTATCTGTTCTTAAAAACATAGCATCTCTTTCCTGATATTGGCAAAGATCACTGGGCATTTTATCCCTTCTAACCTGATTTATCATTGAGTCTTAGAATTGGAATGTGTCCAAAACTGATCCTCATTTAATTAAACTCACTGTGATTTTCcacaaagttttaaaagtatatcTTTATATAAAGATCCGATTAGGTCAAATCATATAACTAGGTCAGGAAAGTGTAATATGGagaaaaaatagctttaaaaatattatgatgtTAATGCTAGTGAAAAATATGATACCAGCCCAGTCATTTTGTTCCAATTAGTTTAAATGATCATGTATTTTCCAATCTGTCacaataagattttcttttcttttatttaataccAAATTTATTTTGCCTTGAAGTTTGGTTAGAtgtataaaatattatcaccAATATAGATATAATAACTAATTAAGtatccatattttataatttaaaatacctaTTTAATGCCAGGAACTGTACTGTGAGTGAAAACACagccattaataaataaaacagggGAGGAAATCATGTTAAATTTCCTTCCTACATGGATCTCAGATTCTTATTTTagagtcaaaaaataaaagaaaatttaataaagtaaTGATGGTCTTATGTACTGCTTATAAGACAACAAATAGGGCACTGCAACAGAAATAAGAGGGAGGATTCTACTATGTAATCAGAGAAGGCATTACTTAAAAGGTGACAAACTGAGATCCAAAGGATAGGAAGTGGCTACCATTGGAAGCACTGTTACAGAAAGTAAAGTTAAGGAAAATTTAATTAAGTAAATCATATCATCTAGAAGATGACAGGATTTATAGATAGAATACCAAAAATATGTCAAAGGAAAATTTTTGCAgtactatgtttttttaaaaagtggtgagagtgttCACTCTTGTCTTGCTCCTGAATTTAATGGAAAAGCTTTCAACCTTCCAAAGTTGAGTCTGATTTGAGCTGTGGAAtggtcataaatggcctttattatgttgagatacagcccttctatttttttaatcatgaatgaatgttgaatttctatactataaatgaacaaatcaaaGACTAAACACttccatttacagtagcatcaaaaagaataaaagacttaagaataaatttattcaagTAGGCAAAAGTCTTgcactctgaaaactacaaaagatTGCTGAAAGATATTATAGAAGACACACATAAATGGAAAACATTCATGAGTTGGAAAATTTAGCATTACTGAGATGACAATACAACCTAAAGTGATATACACATTCAGTGAAATCCATATTAAAATCCCAAAAATGTttctttgcagaaatagaaaaaaaaatccatcttaaaattcatatgaaattgcAAGGGATCCAAAccaaatagtcaaaacaaacttgaaaatgtgAATGAATCTGGGGATTTACTATTCCTGATACTAAAACATACTACAAAACTATGATAATCATAGCAGTGTGGAAttgacataaagacagacatataggagggaatggccaataggcagagtaggaagaccctgagctcacttccTCCCATGGGggcaccaaaattacaactatttttaGAGCAGCTACTAATGAGAACATTCTGAATGCTAGAAAAATTTCCTCtacaataaaagatataaataaggAACTACAACAAATAGGAAGATTGGAGACAGTTCAGTCAAGACCCTTACCCCCAGGTAAGTAACCCATAAAGGGGAGGATAATTACAGTAGCAGAATTTCTCCCTAAGGAGTGAAGATCCTGAACCCACATCAAGCTCCTCAGCCAAGGAGTCCTGCATTTGAAAGATGAGCCCCCAAGTTTGAAGGCCAGTTTGGTCTACCTTTGGGATAACCAGTAGAAGACTGTGGGAAGTAGAGACTACAAACAAAAAGAGCTCTTCCAAAAATCACACACACTCCAACACCGAGGGCATAAATAGTCATTTGAAAGGAGCTTGAGTCAGACTCATTTGCTGATCTTAGAGATCCTCCTGGGGAGGTAAGAAAAATTGGGACTCATGTTAGGGACAAAGACATTGGCAGGAGCCATTTGGGGGAGCTATCTCATGACAAGAGCACTGATGCTTGCACATTGCATTTTGGAACATTCCCTCTAGTGTTTTAGTGGttgggcccagcccagcccaccagcTAGTGTGCACCAGACCTAAGAAGCCTCAGACCAAGCAGCAAGGTGGGTGGGGGCATAACCTCACCACCAGAAGGCTGGTTACTGTAGGGAATCCTGAGACCCCAGTCACCTTGGAACCATTCTCGTCCACTAGGGGATGGGCATCAGACCGAGGATCccgtgtccccccacccccatgcatGTGCATGCCAGCAGCAGATTCTGAACCTATAGACCCTGCCACCAGAGACCCCAGGACctggctccacccaccagtgggagGACACAAGCCCCAGGATCCACTGGGCAATGGCCTAGAACACCAGTTAGTGGACATCAGCCCTGGAAACACCAGTGTCCTTTAGGTATCCATGTCAGGACTCAGACCCACTCACCAAGCAGAAGATGCCAGCCTCAGGACACCCTTTGCCCTAGGCCTACCAACCAGCAATCCAGCACCAGCTCTGGGACCCCCAGACCCCACAGCCAGAGACCTCGGGACTTAGCTTCATTACCAGTGTACTGACACTAGCCCAAGTGCCCAGCCTCACCCACtaggggccaggggccagccctGATACCCAACAGGCCCCAGCTACACACCAGGCATGAACTttcacttattttgttttattgaagtatagttgacttacaatgttgtgttggtttctggtgaacagcatagttactcagttatacagatatatgtatatattctttttgatattcttttttcattataggttattatagatgatagtttcatttatttttaagtgaaaaaaaaactctAGATCTTCTAATCGGAAAAGAAATGAATAGAGTGAATAAAGCACTTCCAAATTATGAGAATTGGAGATCATTCATGGATACTGGAGTAGACATGGTTGGGATCAAGGATTAACCACCTATGCTGGGATGTAGGGATGTAGAAACCAGATTCAGGATGAATCTCTCCACGTACTTCTAAAATTCCATGCTGCCCCAAATTTACAAACATAATTTTCTTTAAGCACTTAAAAGTATTTTCCCACATTTGCATATATCCCCACATAGGgtgtatacattttcagataAGATGTGAAGtagaaatacacattcttcttgtCATAAGGATAAATAAATTTTCCTCACACATCTATTGAATAATTAT containing:
- the LOC107035116 gene encoding olfactory receptor 4A47-like, with the protein product MEPRNNVTYFIPLGLTQNPKKQKVLIVMFLLFYILTVVGSLLIVVTITVSKTLNAPMYFFLASLSFIDLIYSYSSSPRFISDFFFGENIISFESRMTQLFTEHFFGGSEIVLLLVMAYDFYVAICKPLHYLVIMRQRVCVVLLVVSYVGGFLHSIIQLSTIYVLPFCGPNVIDHFMCHMFPLLKLVCTDTFVTGILVVANGGLMCSILFLLLLISYGVILHSLKNLSQEGRQKALQTCVSHIPVVVCFFAPFIFMYARPAKTFSVDKSLSVFYTVISPMLNPFTYSPRNSEMTNVMKKLWRKICHIK